A window of Zingiber officinale cultivar Zhangliang chromosome 5A, Zo_v1.1, whole genome shotgun sequence contains these coding sequences:
- the LOC121979984 gene encoding uncharacterized protein LOC121979984 gives MGKAAAAAAADGGRCRRHPEHRQSVGVCPFCLTEKLQRHLSHRSSTATSSCAVAGALSFYSSAYSSDDDSDDASSSVSYEDAATRPRGSGGRQLMKSWSLAFVARGRRKERVKKEEKGKKERFWRKLFSSSIVRKKKKKEERFDLMHSQTYKEKSSAKWIY, from the coding sequence ATGGgaaaggcggcggcggcggcggcggcggacggAGGCCGGTGCAGGCGCCACCCGGAGCACAGGCAGTCGGTCGGAGTCTGCCCCTTCTGCCTCACGGAGAAGCTGCAGCGCCACCTCTCTCATCGCTCGTCCACCGCCACCTCCTCTTGCGCAGTCGCCGGCGCTCTATCTTTCTATTCGTCCGCGTATTCCTCCGACGATGACTCCGACGACGCGTCTTCCTCTGTTTCATACGAGGACGCTGCGACGAGGCCGCGGGGATCCGGCGGCCGGCAGCTGATGAAGAGTTGGTCGTTGGCCTTCGTGGCCAGAGGCCGTCGGAAGGAGCGGGTGAAGAAAGAGGAGAAGGGGAAGAAGGAGAGGTTTTGGAGGAAGCTGTTCAGTAGCTCGattgtgaggaagaagaagaagaaagaggagcGCTTCGATTTGATGCATTCTCAGACCTACAAGGAGAAGTCTTCTGCAAAGTGGATCTATTAG